From Azospirillum humicireducens, a single genomic window includes:
- a CDS encoding ABC transporter substrate-binding protein — protein sequence MGQDSGGQAILIGFLGLQEDPRTPASFLEPVATDEGLQGARLALADNNSTGMFMNQSFRLVEQLLPQDGDLAAGLKALADEGVRFVVADLPGDALIQVAERPEARSMLLFNARAPDDALRNEQCRANMLHTAASRRMLADALAQYLAWKKWTGWSLLIGRDPGDALYADAVRRAAKRFGGRIVAEKGWTFDTGNRRTDTGVTTIQSDIPLATQGPDYDVLVVADEAGNFGDYLDGRTWHPRPVAGTQGLTATAWSRVNEQWGGTQLQSRFEKLAGRWMLPRDYAAWLAVRSVGEAATRTGGAGFDDLVAYLHSPDFELAGFKGEALSFRKWDGQMRQPILIAGPRMLVSVSPQEGFLHPVTPLDTLGDDAPESKCRFNR from the coding sequence TTGGGCCAGGACTCCGGCGGGCAGGCGATCCTGATCGGCTTTCTCGGCCTGCAGGAGGACCCGCGCACGCCGGCCAGCTTCCTGGAACCGGTGGCGACCGACGAGGGGCTGCAGGGCGCCCGGCTGGCGCTGGCCGACAACAACTCCACCGGCATGTTCATGAACCAGAGCTTCCGGCTGGTGGAGCAGCTGCTGCCCCAGGACGGCGACCTTGCCGCCGGGCTCAAGGCGCTGGCGGACGAGGGCGTGCGCTTCGTCGTCGCCGACCTGCCGGGCGATGCGCTGATCCAGGTCGCCGAAAGGCCGGAGGCGCGGTCGATGCTGCTGTTCAACGCCCGCGCACCCGACGACGCGCTGCGCAACGAGCAGTGCCGGGCCAACATGCTGCACACCGCCGCCAGCCGGCGCATGCTGGCCGATGCCCTGGCGCAGTATCTCGCCTGGAAGAAATGGACGGGCTGGAGCCTGCTGATCGGCCGCGATCCCGGCGACGCGCTCTATGCCGACGCGGTGCGCCGCGCCGCCAAGCGCTTCGGCGGCCGGATCGTCGCCGAGAAGGGCTGGACCTTCGACACCGGCAACCGCCGCACCGACACCGGCGTCACCACCATCCAGTCCGACATCCCGCTCGCCACCCAGGGGCCGGACTACGACGTGCTGGTCGTCGCCGACGAGGCGGGGAATTTCGGCGACTACCTCGACGGCCGCACCTGGCATCCTCGGCCGGTGGCCGGCACCCAGGGACTGACCGCCACCGCCTGGTCGCGGGTGAACGAGCAGTGGGGCGGCACCCAGTTGCAAAGCCGGTTCGAGAAGCTGGCCGGCCGCTGGATGCTGCCGCGCGACTACGCCGCCTGGCTGGCGGTGCGCAGCGTGGGAGAGGCGGCGACCCGCACCGGCGGCGCCGGCTTCGACGACCTCGTCGCCTATCTGCACAGCCCCGATTTCGAATTGGCCGGCTTCAAGGGCGAAGCCCTGTCCTTCCGCAAATGGGACGGCCAGATGCGGCAACCCATCCTGATCGCCGGGCCGCGCATGCTGGTCTCGGTGTCGCCCCAGGAAGGGTTCCTGCACCCCGTGACGCCCCTCGACACGCTCGGCGACGATGCGCCGGAAAGCAAATGCCGTTTCAACCGTTGA
- a CDS encoding formylmethanofuran dehydrogenase subunit C, protein MSGLSLTYRGDAGIMVDMSALLPERLAGLTADAIAGMPLPCGGGSARIGDLFELSAGDAAEGLLIRPGGAILHRVGAGMTMGRILVAGDAGNHAGAGMIGGLLRIDGKAGDSLGGVLPGLPLGMRGGLISVGGDAGDRVGERMRRGIVVVDGRAGAYSAAFTVAGTLAVAGGCGPHPGFGMRRGTLLLGRPASAAPDGFADGGTRDWLFLHLLRRALEGTGSWFERAGTTRAHRFIGDLAEGGRGEILAVV, encoded by the coding sequence ATGAGCGGCCTGTCCCTGACCTATCGCGGCGACGCCGGCATCATGGTGGACATGTCCGCGCTGCTGCCGGAGCGGCTGGCCGGGCTGACGGCCGATGCCATCGCAGGGATGCCGCTGCCCTGCGGCGGCGGGTCGGCCCGGATCGGCGACCTGTTCGAGCTGTCGGCCGGCGACGCGGCGGAGGGACTGCTGATCCGGCCGGGCGGCGCCATCCTGCACCGGGTCGGCGCCGGCATGACGATGGGCCGCATCCTGGTCGCGGGCGACGCCGGCAACCATGCCGGTGCCGGGATGATCGGCGGACTGCTGCGCATCGACGGCAAGGCCGGCGACAGCCTGGGCGGCGTCCTGCCCGGACTGCCCCTGGGGATGCGCGGCGGGCTGATCAGCGTCGGCGGCGATGCCGGAGACCGGGTGGGCGAGCGGATGCGACGCGGGATCGTCGTCGTCGACGGCCGGGCCGGCGCCTACTCCGCCGCCTTCACGGTCGCCGGCACGCTCGCCGTCGCGGGCGGCTGCGGTCCGCATCCGGGCTTCGGCATGCGGCGCGGCACCCTGCTGCTGGGACGGCCGGCGAGCGCGGCGCCCGATGGCTTCGCCGACGGCGGCACGCGGGACTGGCTGTTCCTGCACCTGCTGCGCCGGGCGCTGGAGGGCACCGGAAGCTGGTTCGAGCGCGCGGGCACCACCCGCGCCCATCGCTTCATCGGCGATCTTGCGGAAGGAGGGCGAGGTGAGATTCTGGCCGTTGTCTAG
- the fhcD gene encoding formylmethanofuran--tetrahydromethanopterin N-formyltransferase, protein MAELQINGVRIEDTFAEAFPMTYTRLVITADTPAWVDAATSSLTGFATSVIGCGCEAAVERLLTPEETPDSRPGAAVMIFGMSTGDLAKHVVNRVGQCVMTSPGSACYAGLLDGAKRIPLGGGLRYFGDGHQIAKTFGDRRFWRLPVMDGEFVCEDSVAVGKGIGGGNFLILAASHRQCLAAAEAAVAAIRPLPGIILPFPGGVVRSGSKVGSKYKALIASTNTRFCPTLRAVEPETLLSPDVEAVLELVLDGTDEATIRTGMRAGIAAAVAGGTGAGVLAITAGNYGGKLGPHHFHLHKVMA, encoded by the coding sequence ATGGCGGAGTTGCAGATCAACGGCGTGCGCATCGAGGACACCTTCGCCGAAGCCTTTCCGATGACCTACACGCGCCTCGTCATCACCGCCGACACGCCCGCCTGGGTCGATGCGGCGACCTCCAGCCTGACCGGCTTCGCCACGTCCGTCATCGGCTGCGGCTGCGAGGCGGCGGTGGAACGGCTGCTGACGCCGGAGGAGACGCCGGACAGCCGGCCGGGGGCGGCGGTGATGATCTTCGGCATGTCGACCGGCGACCTTGCCAAGCATGTCGTCAACCGGGTCGGGCAATGCGTCATGACCTCGCCAGGCTCCGCCTGCTATGCCGGGCTTCTCGACGGCGCCAAGCGCATCCCGCTCGGCGGCGGCCTGCGCTATTTCGGCGACGGGCATCAGATCGCCAAGACGTTCGGCGACCGCCGCTTCTGGCGCCTGCCGGTGATGGATGGGGAGTTCGTCTGCGAGGACAGCGTCGCCGTGGGCAAGGGCATCGGCGGCGGCAATTTCCTGATCCTGGCCGCCAGCCACCGCCAGTGCCTTGCCGCGGCGGAGGCGGCAGTGGCAGCGATCCGGCCGCTTCCCGGCATCATCCTGCCCTTCCCCGGCGGGGTGGTGCGCTCGGGCTCCAAGGTCGGGTCGAAATACAAGGCGCTGATCGCCTCCACCAACACCCGCTTCTGCCCGACCCTGCGGGCGGTCGAACCCGAAACCCTGCTGTCGCCCGATGTCGAGGCGGTGCTGGAGCTGGTACTGGACGGCACCGACGAGGCCACCATCCGCACCGGCATGCGCGCCGGGATCGCCGCAGCCGTTGCCGGCGGGACGGGTGCCGGCGTGCTGGCGATCACCGCCGGAAATTACGGCGGCAAGCTGGGGCCGCATCACTTCCATCTGCACAAGGTGATGGCATGA
- a CDS encoding formylmethanofuran dehydrogenase subunit A: MLTKLAGGRLFDPANGRHGEVADLWLRDDRIAADPGPGAAPDATYDLTGKVVMAGAIDIHSHIAGGKVNLARLLMGEEHEHHRFAGSACGCGGGSGLATPSTHTTGARYIEMGFTAAFEPAMLGSNARHAHMEMGDIPYIDTGGYLVLGSDDFLLDLIATNAGQAAINDYVAWMLTATQSLAVKVVNPGGINAFKFNARSLDLDEPGPYYGVTPRSVLTVLARAVYELGLPHPLHVHGCNLGVPGNVATTLDTIQAASGLPMHMTHIQFHSYDTEGDRKFSSGAAALAEAVNRTPTLSVDIGQVMFGQTVTASADTMAQRRTAPLAHPRKWLAMDIECDAGCGVVPFRYRDNSYVNALQWAIGLELFLLLDDPWRVFLTTDHPNGAPFTFYPELIRLLMDRDYRLAKLAEIHPDAPAHTTLGSITREYTLAEIAVMTRAAPSRILGLADRGHLAPGASADVTVYTDRPDRRAMFERPDLVFKSGRLVVRDGTLVAMAQGCTHVVRPGFDDLIERRIARHFDERLGLSLKHFRIRDEEIRHGAGPLLHPCRRREVP, translated from the coding sequence ATGCTGACGAAGCTTGCCGGCGGGCGGCTGTTCGACCCGGCCAACGGCCGGCATGGCGAGGTCGCCGACCTCTGGCTGCGCGACGACCGCATCGCCGCCGATCCGGGACCGGGTGCTGCGCCCGACGCCACCTATGACCTGACCGGAAAGGTGGTGATGGCCGGCGCCATCGACATCCACAGCCACATCGCCGGCGGCAAGGTCAACCTCGCCCGCCTGCTGATGGGGGAGGAGCACGAACACCACCGCTTCGCCGGCAGCGCCTGCGGCTGCGGCGGCGGCAGCGGGCTCGCCACCCCCTCCACCCACACGACCGGCGCCCGCTACATCGAGATGGGCTTCACCGCCGCCTTCGAGCCGGCGATGCTGGGCTCCAACGCCCGGCATGCGCATATGGAGATGGGCGACATCCCCTACATCGACACCGGCGGCTATCTGGTTCTGGGCAGCGACGATTTCCTGCTGGACCTGATCGCCACCAATGCCGGGCAGGCAGCGATCAACGACTATGTCGCCTGGATGCTGACCGCGACCCAGAGCCTTGCCGTCAAGGTGGTCAATCCCGGCGGCATCAACGCCTTCAAGTTCAACGCCCGCAGCCTCGACCTGGACGAGCCCGGACCCTATTACGGAGTCACCCCGCGCAGCGTCCTGACCGTGCTGGCCCGCGCGGTGTACGAGTTGGGGTTGCCCCACCCGCTGCATGTCCATGGCTGCAACCTGGGCGTTCCCGGCAACGTCGCCACGACGCTGGACACCATCCAGGCGGCGTCCGGCCTGCCGATGCACATGACGCACATCCAGTTCCACAGCTACGACACGGAGGGCGACCGCAAATTCTCCTCCGGCGCCGCGGCGCTGGCGGAGGCGGTGAACCGGACGCCGACCCTGTCGGTGGACATCGGACAGGTGATGTTCGGGCAGACGGTGACCGCGTCGGCCGACACCATGGCGCAGCGCCGCACCGCGCCGCTGGCCCACCCGCGCAAATGGCTGGCGATGGACATCGAATGCGACGCCGGCTGCGGCGTGGTGCCGTTCCGCTACCGCGACAACTCCTATGTCAACGCGCTGCAATGGGCGATCGGGCTGGAGCTGTTCCTCCTGCTGGACGATCCCTGGCGGGTGTTCCTGACCACCGACCACCCCAACGGCGCGCCCTTCACCTTCTATCCCGAGCTGATCCGGCTGCTGATGGACCGCGATTACCGGCTGGCCAAGCTGGCGGAAATCCACCCCGACGCGCCGGCCCACACCACGCTGGGCTCGATCACCCGCGAATACACGCTGGCGGAGATCGCCGTCATGACCCGTGCAGCGCCGTCGCGCATCCTGGGCCTTGCCGACCGCGGCCATCTGGCACCCGGCGCCTCGGCCGACGTCACCGTCTATACCGACCGGCCCGACCGCCGCGCCATGTTCGAGCGGCCGGATCTGGTCTTCAAGAGCGGCCGGCTGGTGGTGCGCGACGGGACGCTGGTGGCGATGGCCCAGGGCTGCACCCATGTCGTCCGCCCCGGCTTCGACGACCTGATCGAGCGCCGCATCGCCCGCCATTTCGACGAGCGCCTCGGCTTGTCCCTCAAGCATTTCCGCATCCGCGACGAGGAGATCCGCCACGGCGCCGGCCCCCTCCTCCACCCCTGCCGGCGGCGGGAGGTGCCGTGA
- a CDS encoding formylmethanofuran dehydrogenase, with product MTFHPEILCPFCGLGCGDIGIDRDDSGIAPRPSGCPQADRLFRRPMAVATDARMAGTPVAMDRAIAEAARLLGAARAPLIAGLATDVEGVLAALTLAARIGATVDHERSDALFRNLAVLRRFGWSVTTLAELRNRCDLVLVVGPDPAAAFPRLWERWVAPAPAFVPGGGRSVVFLGGKPLPETVQCLAGQIETQGMETDPQPDLATLVTRLRTALAGRTASSDARMAELAARLRAARYAVVVWAAGLFNGPQPDLIVEALARLVRTVDGTTRCAGLPLSGADNLIGANQACTWRTGFPLRTGFDAGAPLHDPDRFDWRARLRDADVTLWISAFRPEVPEFGTSGSVIMLAPPETAIAPEPALFIPVGTPGIDHAGDVFRADSVVALHAGALIDRGLPSVADVIGRMLAALEQSADTREKAGC from the coding sequence ATGACCTTCCACCCCGAAATCCTCTGTCCGTTCTGCGGCCTGGGATGCGGCGACATCGGGATCGATCGGGACGATTCCGGCATCGCCCCCCGGCCCAGCGGCTGCCCGCAGGCCGACCGGCTGTTCCGCCGGCCCATGGCGGTGGCGACGGACGCCCGCATGGCCGGCACCCCCGTCGCCATGGACAGAGCCATCGCCGAGGCGGCGCGGCTGCTCGGCGCCGCGCGTGCGCCGCTGATCGCCGGGCTGGCCACCGATGTCGAGGGCGTGCTCGCCGCATTGACGCTCGCCGCACGCATCGGGGCGACGGTGGACCATGAGCGGTCCGACGCCCTGTTCCGCAACCTCGCGGTCCTGCGGCGCTTCGGCTGGTCGGTCACCACGCTGGCGGAGCTGCGCAACCGCTGCGACCTCGTCCTGGTCGTCGGGCCGGATCCGGCCGCCGCCTTCCCGCGCCTGTGGGAACGCTGGGTGGCACCGGCACCGGCCTTCGTCCCCGGCGGCGGCCGGAGCGTCGTCTTCCTGGGCGGGAAACCGCTGCCCGAGACCGTGCAATGCCTTGCCGGCCAGATCGAAACGCAGGGCATGGAGACCGACCCGCAGCCGGACCTCGCCACCCTGGTTACGAGACTGAGGACCGCACTGGCGGGCCGGACGGCGTCGAGCGATGCCCGGATGGCGGAACTGGCGGCCCGGCTGCGGGCCGCGCGCTATGCGGTGGTGGTGTGGGCGGCGGGGCTGTTCAACGGACCTCAGCCGGACCTGATCGTCGAAGCGCTGGCCCGGCTGGTCCGCACCGTGGACGGTACGACGCGCTGCGCCGGCCTGCCGCTGTCGGGTGCCGACAACCTGATCGGCGCCAACCAGGCCTGCACCTGGCGAACCGGCTTTCCTTTGCGCACCGGCTTCGACGCGGGCGCGCCGTTGCACGATCCCGACAGGTTCGACTGGCGGGCACGGCTGCGCGATGCCGACGTGACGCTGTGGATCTCCGCCTTTCGGCCCGAAGTGCCGGAGTTCGGCACCAGCGGCAGCGTCATCATGCTGGCGCCGCCGGAGACGGCCATCGCGCCCGAACCGGCGCTGTTCATCCCGGTGGGGACGCCGGGCATCGACCATGCCGGCGACGTGTTCCGCGCCGACAGCGTGGTGGCTCTGCATGCCGGCGCGCTGATCGACCGCGGCCTGCCCAGCGTTGCCGACGTGATCGGCCGGATGCTGGCGGCGCTGGAGCAATCCGCCGATACCAGGGAGAAAGCCGGATGCTGA
- a CDS encoding beta-ribofuranosylaminobenzene 5'-phosphate synthase family protein translates to MSHQRNRIGEVRVHAPARLHAGFVDLNGGLGRRFGSLGIAIDRPAITLRIRPADRLTVDGPSAERVWRSIERLGREAGLSDLVAVTVEEAIPAHVGLGSGTQTDLAVAAALVCLEGRRTAARELARTLERGARSGIGLAAFEQGGVLLDGGRGGLDAAPPLIARAEFPEDWRILLLLHRGGHGLHGAPEADAFRRLPPFPPDAAAHLCRLMLMVALPALAERDVEAFGRAVGELQRTVGDHFAPAQGGRFTSPLVAEVLAWLEAQGIAGLGQSSWGPTGFAIVGDAASAERLAGEMRDRWAGSPLEVLFCRGRNVGATVENVNAGTGFVPAARRAAGE, encoded by the coding sequence ATGAGCCACCAGCGCAATCGGATAGGGGAGGTGCGGGTCCATGCGCCCGCGCGCCTACATGCCGGCTTCGTCGACCTCAATGGCGGGCTTGGGCGCCGCTTCGGCAGCCTGGGTATCGCCATCGACCGGCCGGCGATCACCCTGCGTATCCGCCCGGCCGACCGGCTGACCGTCGACGGCCCGTCTGCCGAGCGTGTGTGGCGCAGCATCGAACGGCTGGGCCGGGAAGCCGGGCTTTCCGATTTGGTCGCCGTGACGGTGGAGGAGGCGATCCCGGCGCATGTCGGGCTCGGCTCCGGCACCCAGACCGACCTTGCGGTCGCGGCGGCGCTGGTCTGCCTGGAGGGGCGCCGCACCGCCGCCCGCGAACTGGCCCGCACGCTGGAACGGGGGGCGCGGTCCGGCATCGGGCTGGCGGCCTTCGAGCAGGGCGGCGTGCTGCTGGACGGCGGCCGGGGCGGGCTGGATGCGGCGCCCCCGCTGATCGCGCGGGCCGAGTTTCCCGAGGACTGGCGCATCCTGCTTCTGCTCCACCGCGGCGGGCACGGACTGCACGGCGCGCCGGAGGCGGACGCCTTCCGGCGGCTGCCGCCCTTTCCGCCGGATGCCGCGGCCCATCTCTGCCGGCTGATGCTGATGGTGGCGCTCCCGGCCCTGGCGGAGCGCGACGTGGAGGCGTTCGGCCGGGCTGTGGGGGAGCTTCAGCGCACCGTCGGCGACCATTTCGCCCCGGCGCAGGGCGGACGCTTCACCAGCCCGCTGGTGGCGGAGGTGCTGGCATGGCTGGAGGCGCAGGGGATCGCCGGCCTCGGCCAGAGCTCCTGGGGGCCGACCGGCTTTGCCATCGTCGGCGATGCCGCGTCGGCGGAGCGGCTGGCCGGCGAGATGCGCGACCGCTGGGCCGGATCGCCGCTGGAGGTCCTGTTCTGCCGTGGCCGGAATGTCGGCGCGACGGTGGAGAATGTGAACGCCGGGACGGGCTTCGTGCCTGCGGCCCGGAGGGCGGCGGGCGAATAG
- a CDS encoding NAD(P)-dependent methylenetetrahydromethanopterin dehydrogenase: MSAPYVLHMITPLANVSPFDVNMAVDAGIDMVVPYTGIETAQVEALTQDAMFSRDPKNAARTGLFIGGRDAAMALDMLDVARKAMFPPFQISVFADPSGAFTTAAAMVAVVERALRRAGLDGLSGLDVQVYGATGVVGGIAGLIAAQAGGNVTLVSHRGVSAVQGKAEEFGRRYGVTLSCADTASGGKAALLERAEVVLACGKAGITVLSAEDLRAATRLRVAADINAVPPAGVEGVGVQDDGVALPTSSGAASGAVGIGALAIGNVKFKVQHHLLERMQTGGTAVAFDFQDAMDAARTIAGKAS, from the coding sequence ATGAGCGCCCCTTACGTGCTGCACATGATCACGCCGCTGGCGAATGTCAGCCCGTTCGACGTCAACATGGCGGTGGATGCCGGTATCGACATGGTGGTCCCCTACACCGGCATCGAGACCGCGCAGGTCGAAGCCCTGACCCAGGATGCCATGTTCTCCCGCGACCCGAAGAACGCGGCGCGCACCGGCCTGTTCATCGGCGGGCGCGATGCGGCGATGGCGCTGGACATGCTCGACGTGGCCCGCAAGGCGATGTTCCCGCCCTTCCAGATCTCGGTCTTCGCCGACCCCTCCGGCGCCTTCACCACCGCCGCCGCCATGGTCGCGGTGGTGGAGCGTGCCCTGCGGCGGGCCGGGCTGGACGGTCTCAGCGGGCTGGACGTCCAGGTCTATGGCGCGACCGGCGTGGTCGGCGGCATCGCCGGGCTGATCGCCGCGCAGGCAGGCGGCAACGTCACCCTGGTCAGCCACCGCGGCGTGTCGGCGGTGCAGGGCAAGGCGGAGGAGTTCGGGCGCCGCTATGGCGTGACGCTGTCCTGCGCCGACACGGCGAGCGGCGGCAAGGCGGCTCTGCTGGAGCGGGCGGAGGTGGTGCTGGCCTGCGGCAAGGCCGGGATCACGGTGCTGTCCGCCGAGGATCTGCGCGCGGCCACGCGCCTGCGGGTGGCGGCTGACATCAACGCCGTGCCGCCGGCCGGGGTGGAGGGCGTCGGCGTGCAGGACGACGGGGTTGCCTTGCCCACCTCATCCGGCGCCGCATCCGGCGCCGTCGGCATCGGCGCGCTCGCCATCGGCAACGTCAAGTTCAAGGTCCAGCACCATCTGCTGGAGCGGATGCAGACCGGCGGCACCGCCGTCGCCTTCGATTTCCAGGACGCCATGGACGCGGCGCGGACCATCGCCGGAAAGGCATCGTGA
- the mch gene encoding methenyltetrahydromethanopterin cyclohydrolase: MQDRPSLSALSAPLAAALVADAAQLRIGIDRVAGATVVDGGIARPGGLEAGRRIAELCMGGLGRVTLQADTQSDRWPFQVAVHSTDPVLACLGSQYAGWSLSHKDEAGSFFALGSGPGRAMARKETLFDELGYGDSGDHAVLVLESGTVPPALLVERIAADCGVAPERLTLVLTPTASLAGTVQIVARVLEVALHKVHALGFPLHDVVDGIGVAPLPPPGKGFVEAMGRTNDAILFGGTVQLFVTGPDDAAADLAQRLPSTESRDYGRPFAEVFAAVNKDFYAIDPLLFAPARAVVTALESGRSFHGGHLASGMLDRSFGG; encoded by the coding sequence ATGCAGGATCGCCCCAGCCTGTCGGCACTCTCCGCCCCGCTCGCCGCCGCACTGGTCGCCGATGCGGCGCAATTGCGGATCGGCATCGACCGCGTTGCCGGTGCGACGGTCGTCGATGGCGGGATCGCCCGGCCGGGAGGGCTGGAGGCCGGACGCCGCATCGCCGAGCTGTGCATGGGCGGCCTCGGCCGGGTGACGCTGCAGGCCGACACCCAATCCGACCGCTGGCCCTTCCAGGTGGCGGTGCACAGCACCGACCCGGTGCTCGCCTGCCTCGGCAGCCAATATGCGGGGTGGAGCCTGTCGCACAAGGACGAAGCCGGGTCCTTCTTCGCGCTGGGTTCCGGACCCGGACGCGCCATGGCCCGCAAGGAGACGCTGTTCGACGAGCTGGGCTACGGCGATAGCGGTGACCATGCCGTCCTGGTCCTGGAAAGCGGCACGGTTCCGCCGGCCCTGCTGGTGGAGCGGATCGCCGCCGATTGCGGAGTGGCGCCGGAGCGGCTGACCCTGGTGCTGACCCCGACGGCGAGCCTCGCCGGCACCGTCCAGATCGTCGCCCGCGTGCTGGAGGTCGCCCTGCACAAGGTGCATGCGCTGGGCTTTCCGCTGCACGACGTCGTCGACGGCATCGGCGTCGCCCCCCTGCCGCCGCCGGGCAAGGGCTTCGTCGAGGCGATGGGGCGGACCAACGACGCCATCCTGTTCGGCGGCACCGTCCAGCTGTTCGTCACCGGCCCCGACGATGCCGCCGCCGATCTGGCGCAGCGCCTGCCCAGCACGGAATCGCGCGACTACGGGCGCCCCTTCGCCGAGGTGTTCGCTGCGGTGAACAAGGACTTCTATGCCATCGACCCGCTGCTGTTCGCGCCGGCCCGCGCCGTGGTGACGGCGCTGGAGTCCGGCCGCAGCTTCCATGGCGGGCATCTTGCGTCGGGCATGCTCGACCGGTCCTTCGGGGGGTGA
- a CDS encoding triphosphoribosyl-dephospho-CoA synthase, translated as MIPGIAELFMAVCRVEVMALKPGNVHVHAAGHGMTVADFLLSADVAAPEIARPGASVGERILRAVRATRAAVNCNTNLGILLLTAPLARAAEMPPTCPLHDRVCAVLEELSVQDAEAVYEAIRLASPGGLGRAAEHDVAGPATVDLRTAMAAARSRDRIAAQYADGYRDVFGIGVARALAFTGKDAVSMAEAVYLDFLTAFPDSHVLRKQGEAVAAGLMAEAQEVRRQLAAETSDAVRHDHLFAFDARLKWQGINPGTSADLTVASLFAHWLEDGDRSGGAGETPRGRVAWASA; from the coding sequence GTGATTCCCGGCATAGCCGAGCTGTTCATGGCCGTCTGCCGGGTGGAGGTGATGGCGCTGAAGCCCGGCAACGTCCATGTGCATGCCGCCGGCCACGGCATGACGGTGGCGGACTTCCTGCTGTCGGCGGATGTTGCGGCGCCGGAAATCGCACGGCCGGGCGCATCGGTGGGGGAGCGGATCCTTCGGGCGGTGCGGGCGACGCGGGCGGCGGTGAACTGCAACACCAACCTCGGCATCCTGCTTCTGACCGCCCCATTGGCGCGTGCTGCGGAGATGCCGCCGACCTGTCCGCTCCACGACAGGGTGTGCGCCGTGCTGGAGGAGCTGAGCGTGCAGGACGCCGAAGCCGTTTATGAGGCGATCCGCCTTGCGTCACCCGGCGGGCTGGGCCGCGCGGCGGAGCATGACGTCGCCGGCCCTGCGACGGTGGATTTGCGTACCGCCATGGCCGCGGCGCGCTCGCGCGACCGCATCGCCGCCCAATATGCCGATGGCTACCGCGACGTGTTCGGGATCGGCGTTGCCCGTGCGCTCGCTTTCACTGGCAAGGATGCCGTATCGATGGCCGAAGCGGTCTATCTGGACTTCCTGACCGCCTTCCCCGACAGCCACGTCCTGCGCAAGCAGGGGGAGGCGGTGGCGGCGGGCCTGATGGCCGAGGCGCAGGAGGTGCGCCGGCAGTTGGCGGCGGAAACGTCGGACGCCGTCCGGCACGACCACCTGTTCGCCTTCGACGCAAGGCTGAAATGGCAGGGCATCAACCCCGGCACCTCCGCCGACCTCACCGTCGCCAGCCTCTTTGCCCATTGGCTGGAGGATGGGGACCGGTCGGGCGGCGCCGGGGAGACCCCGAGGGGGAGGGTGGCATGGGCGTCCGCCTGA
- a CDS encoding quinoprotein relay system zinc metallohydrolase 2 produces the protein MGVRLILAAMVSVATAAPAWAEPLAVTEIAPGIFVHQGVIAEPAPDNRGDTANIGFIVGGSGVAVIDTGGTPELGRRLRETIDARTDKLPVVVINTHMHPDHLFGNAAFDGVPVVGHANLRDALAARIEVYRRRLADELGAEAAAGIAPLRVDRPVREELLIDLGGRIIVLTAHPTAHTNNDLTVFDRQTGTLFAGDLLFLDHLPAVDGSAVGWLRVIDALERIPALRAVPGHGPAVVDWPGALDPLRRYLTTLVEGVRRVQKAGGSIQEAVAHVAEEERHRWLLFDVYNPRNVTATFAELEWE, from the coding sequence ATGGGCGTCCGCCTGATCCTTGCCGCCATGGTGTCGGTCGCCACCGCGGCGCCCGCATGGGCGGAGCCGCTCGCCGTGACGGAGATCGCGCCCGGCATCTTCGTCCATCAGGGCGTCATCGCCGAACCGGCGCCGGACAATCGCGGCGACACCGCCAACATCGGCTTCATCGTCGGCGGCAGCGGCGTGGCGGTGATCGACACCGGCGGCACGCCGGAGCTTGGCCGCCGCCTGCGCGAGACCATCGACGCCCGGACCGACAAGCTGCCGGTCGTCGTCATCAACACCCACATGCACCCCGACCATCTGTTCGGAAACGCCGCCTTCGACGGGGTTCCGGTCGTCGGCCACGCCAACCTGCGCGACGCGCTGGCCGCCCGCATCGAGGTCTACCGGCGCCGGTTGGCCGACGAACTGGGGGCGGAGGCGGCGGCCGGGATCGCACCGCTGCGGGTGGACCGGCCGGTGCGGGAGGAGTTGCTGATCGACCTTGGCGGCCGCATCATCGTCCTGACAGCCCATCCGACGGCGCACACCAACAACGACCTGACCGTCTTCGACCGGCAGACCGGGACACTGTTCGCCGGCGACCTGCTGTTTCTCGACCATCTGCCGGCGGTGGACGGCAGCGCGGTGGGCTGGCTGCGCGTGATCGACGCGCTGGAGCGCATTCCGGCGCTGCGCGCCGTCCCCGGCCACGGCCCCGCGGTTGTCGACTGGCCGGGTGCGCTGGATCCCCTGCGGCGCTACCTCACCACGCTGGTGGAGGGGGTGCGGCGGGTGCAGAAGGCCGGCGGCAGCATTCAGGAGGCCGTCGCGCATGTGGCGGAGGAGGAACGGCACCGCTGGCTGTTGTTCGACGTGTACAATCCGCGCAACGTGACGGCGACCTTCGCCGAGTTGGAATGGGAATAG